A window from Kovacikia minuta CCNUW1 encodes these proteins:
- a CDS encoding peptidoglycan-binding domain-containing protein: MAYSLSQFKEVLDGLGFHLGPDGLNGNNGNILDVYTQSAIREFQYQHKLPLTGRLDPATDIKAEKVMQDLQYSLNLTVDAQLPINEFYGPRTLQAVKAFQRAYGLPVTGIATLTVRQRIEQEARRLLTATA, translated from the coding sequence ATGGCATATTCACTCAGTCAATTTAAAGAAGTATTAGATGGTTTAGGGTTTCACCTGGGACCAGACGGGCTGAATGGCAACAATGGCAATATTCTAGATGTCTATACCCAGTCAGCCATCCGCGAGTTCCAGTATCAACACAAGTTGCCACTAACCGGCAGGCTAGACCCCGCTACCGACATTAAAGCTGAGAAGGTAATGCAAGATTTGCAATACAGCCTGAACTTAACGGTAGATGCCCAATTGCCGATCAATGAGTTTTATGGTCCTCGGACCTTGCAAGCCGTCAAGGCTTTTCAAAGAGCTTACGGTTTACCTGTTACAGGGATCGCAACCCTGACCGTGCGCCAAAGAATTGAGCAGGAAGCGAGAAGACTGTTAACAGCAACTGCCTGA
- a CDS encoding gamma-glutamyltransferase — protein MMFQNLASYPYASGRRVVLGRRGAVATSQPLATMAGMEMLWAGGNAIDAAVAMAIALTVVEPTSNGIGGDAFALVWDGKLHGLNASGRKPPGFDPRVFCWA, from the coding sequence ATGATGTTCCAAAATCTGGCGAGTTACCCCTATGCTTCTGGTCGGCGCGTCGTATTGGGCAGGCGGGGAGCGGTTGCCACCAGCCAACCACTGGCAACAATGGCAGGTATGGAAATGCTATGGGCGGGGGGGAATGCGATCGATGCCGCAGTGGCAATGGCGATCGCCCTTACCGTAGTCGAGCCAACTTCCAATGGTATTGGTGGCGATGCCTTTGCTCTGGTATGGGATGGTAAACTCCACGGCTTAAATGCTTCCGGCAGGAAGCCCCCAGGCTTTGACCCCAGAGTGTTTTGCTGGGCTTAA
- a CDS encoding gamma-glutamyltransferase family protein, whose amino-acid sequence MLPAGSPQALTPECFAGLNQIPHYDWLSVTVPGAVSAWQSLWRRWGKLPFERLFEPAIRYAEEGYPVSPETALAWKRAESFFLPLKRPEFQPFKQVFFPQGRAPRTGEIWGSRVHAETLRTIAQTHGESFYQGSLAAQMAAFAAETGGLLTPVDLAMHQADWVEPIRTDYRGVTVWEIPPSTQGIATLMALNILEGVELAKYPRESVESYHWQIEAMKLAFADMHQHVADPDWMELPHQHLLDKNYARDRRQLIRDIAIPVAEPGLPQAGTVYLAAADGERMVSFIQSNYLGFGSGILVPGTGIALHNRATGFTLKPGHPNQAGPGKRPFHTIIPAFLSREDQPLGPFGVMGGAMQPQGHLQVVINLVDYGMNPQAALDAPRWQFVRDNVVFLESTVPAAIATALRDRGHKIQPGNFFGRGQIILQANGALIAASEPRADGIALAF is encoded by the coding sequence ATGCTTCCGGCAGGAAGCCCCCAGGCTTTGACCCCAGAGTGTTTTGCTGGGCTTAATCAGATTCCTCATTACGACTGGTTAAGTGTTACGGTGCCGGGAGCCGTATCGGCGTGGCAATCCCTCTGGCGGCGCTGGGGAAAATTGCCCTTCGAACGGTTGTTTGAACCTGCGATCCGTTATGCCGAAGAGGGATACCCCGTTTCACCAGAAACTGCCCTCGCCTGGAAACGGGCAGAGTCTTTTTTCTTGCCCCTCAAACGACCCGAATTTCAGCCCTTTAAGCAGGTATTTTTTCCCCAGGGTCGGGCACCCAGAACTGGAGAAATCTGGGGCAGTCGTGTTCATGCCGAGACGCTCCGGACGATCGCCCAAACCCACGGTGAAAGCTTTTATCAGGGGAGCCTGGCAGCGCAAATGGCTGCGTTTGCTGCTGAAACGGGAGGGCTGCTGACCCCAGTGGATCTGGCGATGCACCAGGCAGATTGGGTCGAGCCGATTCGGACGGATTACCGGGGCGTTACAGTATGGGAGATTCCTCCCAGTACGCAGGGCATCGCTACCCTGATGGCGCTCAATATTTTGGAAGGCGTTGAACTGGCGAAGTATCCCCGCGAATCGGTGGAAAGTTACCACTGGCAAATTGAGGCAATGAAACTGGCGTTCGCCGATATGCATCAGCATGTGGCTGATCCAGACTGGATGGAGTTGCCCCACCAGCATTTGTTAGACAAAAACTATGCCAGAGATCGCCGCCAACTCATTCGGGATATCGCCATTCCCGTAGCAGAACCAGGACTCCCACAGGCTGGAACGGTCTACCTGGCTGCTGCTGATGGGGAACGAATGGTGTCTTTTATCCAGTCCAATTACCTGGGTTTTGGGAGTGGCATTTTGGTGCCGGGTACGGGAATTGCCCTGCATAACCGCGCCACCGGATTTACCCTAAAACCAGGGCATCCAAACCAAGCCGGTCCGGGCAAACGTCCATTTCATACCATCATTCCTGCCTTTCTGAGTCGTGAGGATCAACCCCTCGGACCTTTTGGGGTAATGGGGGGTGCCATGCAACCGCAGGGACATCTGCAAGTTGTGATTAATCTCGTTGATTACGGTATGAATCCCCAGGCAGCACTGGATGCACCCCGCTGGCAATTTGTCCGAGACAACGTTGTGTTTCTGGAATCTACCGTACCAGCGGCGATCGCCACTGCCCTTCGCGATCGGGGGCACAAAATCCAACCGGGCAACTTTTTCGGGAGAGGTCAAATTATTCTGCAAGCGAACGGTGCTCTGATTGCTGCATCTGAACCCAGAGCAGATGGGATTGCATTGGCATTCTAA
- a CDS encoding DUF952 domain-containing protein: MSLILHITARSHWQQAQQIGVYRPDSLSSEGFIHCSTPAQVVRTANAFFAGQSGLLLLCIEPEFVQPEIRYETADGDQFPHIYGALNLDAVTQVVEFEPEPDGKFELPQEIALERRYRNRVSSVRCSSFVEYPHQKPGFSKYCTDALGNGRKIKDEG, from the coding sequence ATGAGCTTAATTCTGCACATTACGGCGCGATCGCACTGGCAGCAAGCACAGCAAATTGGAGTGTATCGCCCCGATAGCTTGAGTTCAGAAGGTTTTATTCATTGCTCTACGCCAGCTCAGGTTGTCCGTACTGCGAATGCATTCTTTGCTGGACAATCAGGGTTACTCTTACTTTGCATTGAGCCTGAATTCGTTCAACCAGAAATTCGCTACGAAACCGCCGATGGGGATCAGTTTCCCCACATCTACGGCGCTCTCAACCTGGATGCAGTAACCCAGGTTGTTGAATTTGAACCAGAACCAGACGGCAAATTTGAGTTACCTCAAGAAATAGCGCTAGAACGCCGGTACAGAAACCGGGTTTCTTCTGTGAGATGCTCAAGTTTCGTTGAATATCCTCACCAGAAACCCGGTTTCTCGAAATACTGTACCGATGCTCTAGGGAATGGCAGAAAGATAAAGGATGAAGGATAA
- a CDS encoding DUF1565 domain-containing protein, with the protein MMTPARLLKLGLMSLLLGAGGVGFLTPRSVALAATRSPFQIAQIPFGATVIYVNPGAGTDTSGAGSQARPYRSITYALQYAQPGTVVQLERGSYIQETGEVFPIRIPPGVILRGEEASKGQTVAIIGGGIFISPTFARQNVTILAGKDSDIRGISVLNPNVRGTGIWVESTNPTIRNCTFSRNHREGVFITGTGNPKVEQNVFTQNGGNGVSIASNARGEIRDNVFQNTGFGLAIGGNSAPLVIGNQISQNVDGIYINDSARPVLRNNLIENNSRDGIVATIRANPDLGNAESAGNNTIRNNRQYDLDNATGGTLYSVGNTLDRSKVAGRIEFASQDGQTSAFRDVQGHWAKAYIEALAKRNIISGFPDGTFRPGDRVTRVQFAAIVTKAFAPDPKQPATAFRDVASSFWGYQAIQSAVRGGFLKGYPEGLFKPEQPIPRVQALVSLASGLGFSSGNPGALSTYQDATQIPAWATGSVAAATQRQIVVNYPTLTQLNPNREATRAEVAAFVYQALVNAGKAEAISSPYVVSGG; encoded by the coding sequence ATGATGACTCCTGCTCGATTGCTTAAACTTGGGCTGATGAGTTTGCTGCTAGGGGCGGGAGGGGTAGGATTTTTGACGCCTCGATCGGTCGCTTTAGCCGCAACCCGATCGCCATTCCAGATTGCTCAGATTCCCTTTGGCGCAACGGTGATTTATGTGAATCCTGGGGCGGGAACTGATACCTCCGGGGCGGGGAGCCAAGCCAGACCCTATCGCAGCATTACCTATGCCCTCCAGTATGCCCAGCCCGGAACCGTGGTGCAGTTAGAGCGGGGCAGCTATATCCAGGAAACCGGAGAAGTCTTTCCGATCAGGATTCCACCGGGGGTCATTCTTCGCGGCGAAGAAGCATCGAAAGGACAAACGGTGGCAATCATCGGCGGCGGAATTTTCATCAGCCCCACCTTTGCCCGCCAGAATGTGACGATTTTGGCAGGCAAGGATAGCGACATTCGAGGCATTTCTGTACTGAACCCAAACGTCCGGGGAACGGGGATTTGGGTTGAGTCTACCAATCCCACCATCAGAAATTGCACCTTTTCTAGAAACCACCGGGAGGGCGTATTTATTACAGGTACGGGGAATCCCAAGGTGGAGCAAAATGTCTTTACTCAGAACGGTGGCAACGGGGTTTCGATCGCCAGCAATGCCAGAGGGGAAATTCGCGATAATGTCTTTCAGAACACGGGGTTTGGACTGGCGATCGGGGGCAACTCTGCACCGTTAGTGATCGGTAACCAGATCAGCCAGAATGTGGATGGGATTTATATCAACGATTCTGCCCGTCCCGTTCTCCGCAACAACCTGATTGAAAACAACAGCCGGGATGGAATTGTGGCTACGATTCGCGCCAACCCCGATCTGGGTAATGCCGAGAGTGCCGGGAACAACACGATTCGGAATAATCGCCAGTATGATCTGGATAATGCCACAGGGGGAACGCTTTACTCCGTTGGCAATACCCTCGATCGCAGCAAGGTTGCAGGTCGAATCGAATTTGCCTCCCAGGACGGACAAACCTCCGCCTTTCGCGATGTTCAGGGACATTGGGCAAAGGCATACATCGAAGCCCTGGCAAAACGGAATATCATCAGCGGGTTTCCCGATGGTACATTTCGTCCCGGAGATCGGGTGACACGGGTGCAGTTTGCGGCGATCGTCACCAAAGCATTTGCCCCAGACCCCAAACAGCCTGCAACTGCCTTCAGAGACGTTGCCAGCAGTTTTTGGGGCTATCAAGCGATCCAATCCGCCGTGCGAGGAGGATTTTTGAAGGGCTATCCAGAAGGATTGTTCAAACCCGAACAACCTATCCCCAGAGTGCAAGCATTGGTTTCTTTAGCCAGTGGGTTGGGATTTAGCAGCGGAAACCCTGGAGCCTTATCCACCTATCAGGATGCAACTCAAATTCCCGCCTGGGCAACTGGCTCCGTTGCCGCCGCCACCCAGCGTCAAATTGTGGTCAACTATCCCACCCTGACCCAGCTTAACCCCAACCGCGAAGCCACTCGCGCCGAAGTTGCCGCATTTGTGTACCAGGCACTGGTCAACGCAGGCAAAGCTGAAGCAATTTCATCCCCCTATGTTGTTTCTGGAGGGTAA
- a CDS encoding alpha/beta hydrolase codes for MRFLQFPLSPLVGLAASAGILLSGSNGVAAERVVLKYGILQQSVPVAALTTFAETGELTPALDGYGLSGNDSQKVREALTKKVKIDARTLDRGLNNPLGEALLDNLGEAIHTPTGEANRQALRAALVLSASDDGQVSLLEVVQKYPTQDVHVEGDRVISAYNNLSRFERQIRKVLDIVNFF; via the coding sequence ATGCGCTTTTTACAGTTCCCGCTATCCCCCCTGGTAGGGCTGGCTGCCAGCGCTGGTATTCTGCTGAGTGGCAGCAATGGAGTGGCTGCTGAACGAGTTGTTTTGAAATATGGAATTTTGCAGCAGTCAGTTCCTGTTGCTGCCCTGACTACCTTTGCCGAAACGGGTGAGCTAACGCCAGCACTGGATGGGTATGGTTTATCTGGCAATGATTCCCAAAAGGTGCGGGAAGCGTTAACTAAAAAGGTAAAGATTGATGCCCGTACCCTCGATCGCGGTCTCAATAATCCCCTGGGTGAAGCATTACTGGATAATCTTGGGGAAGCCATTCACACCCCTACGGGAGAGGCCAATCGGCAGGCATTAAGAGCAGCCCTGGTTCTTTCCGCCAGTGATGATGGGCAGGTGTCGCTGCTGGAAGTCGTTCAAAAATATCCGACGCAGGATGTTCACGTTGAAGGCGATCGTGTCATCAGTGCATACAACAATTTGAGCCGATTTGAACGCCAAATTCGGAAGGTTTTAGATATTGTCAACTTCTTCTAA
- a CDS encoding molybdopterin molybdotransferase MoeA gives MLSVAQAENIILGLISPLKSAHDVEILNLLVAFDRILAEPVISNLDFPHWDNSAMDGYAVRYEDVQACAGDRPITLEIVEEIPAGYQPQCTIQPGQAARILTGSVMPAGADTIVIQEETRREGNQVVILSAPKPQAFVRHRGEFYRAGDALLPVGTRLKAPEIAVLAAAQCAQVKVFRRPRVAILSTGSELVDVNQPLQPGQIVDSNQYALASLVTQSGATPIQFGIVPDEPEALKRSMAEAIAAADIVLSSGGVSVGDYDYVEDILAELGAKIHIRAVAVKPGKPLTVATFGSNKTEGRGQETEGNAQPSALSTQHLVSIQNLKLKTQNSLLPSSPLPPPHSLYFGLPGNPVSALVTFWRFVQPAIRKLSGLPEPEWKPTFIHAKTRVELRSDGKRESYLWGQLHLVNGQFEFDVAKGSHSSGNLINLAGTSGLAIVPSGQKSIAAGETVQVMAVGNG, from the coding sequence ATGTTAAGCGTTGCACAAGCGGAAAACATCATCCTGGGACTGATTTCTCCCTTGAAGTCAGCCCACGATGTAGAGATACTGAATTTATTGGTTGCCTTTGATCGCATTCTGGCAGAGCCGGTCATCAGTAATCTGGACTTTCCCCATTGGGATAATTCCGCAATGGATGGATACGCCGTTCGCTATGAAGATGTGCAGGCTTGTGCGGGCGATCGTCCCATCACCCTGGAAATTGTGGAGGAAATTCCTGCGGGTTATCAACCCCAATGCACCATTCAGCCAGGACAGGCAGCCCGAATTCTGACTGGTTCCGTTATGCCTGCCGGAGCTGACACCATTGTGATTCAGGAGGAAACCCGTCGGGAAGGGAATCAGGTTGTGATTCTGTCTGCCCCTAAGCCCCAGGCATTCGTGCGCCACCGAGGTGAATTCTATCGGGCGGGTGATGCCCTGTTGCCTGTTGGAACGCGGCTTAAAGCCCCCGAAATTGCTGTTCTGGCAGCGGCTCAATGTGCCCAGGTAAAAGTTTTCAGACGCCCCCGTGTGGCAATTCTTTCGACGGGCAGTGAGTTGGTAGATGTAAATCAACCGCTTCAACCGGGTCAAATTGTAGATTCTAACCAGTACGCACTGGCAAGTCTGGTGACTCAGTCAGGTGCTACCCCGATTCAATTTGGAATTGTTCCCGATGAACCAGAAGCGCTCAAACGGTCAATGGCAGAAGCGATCGCCGCCGCTGATATTGTCCTCTCCTCAGGGGGTGTCTCTGTGGGTGACTATGATTATGTGGAAGACATCCTGGCGGAATTGGGTGCAAAAATTCATATTCGAGCAGTAGCCGTAAAGCCAGGAAAGCCGTTGACCGTTGCAACTTTTGGAAGCAATAAGACAGAGGGCAGAGGGCAGGAGACAGAAGGCAACGCTCAGCCCTCAGCACTTAGCACTCAACACTTAGTTTCAATTCAAAACTTAAAACTCAAAACTCAAAACTCTCTCCTTCCCTCCTCCCCCCTCCCTCCTCCCCATTCCCTCTACTTCGGTCTTCCTGGCAACCCAGTCTCCGCTCTGGTAACCTTTTGGCGATTTGTGCAGCCCGCCATACGGAAGCTCTCTGGGTTACCAGAACCAGAGTGGAAACCAACGTTTATCCATGCCAAAACGCGGGTTGAGTTGAGATCGGACGGTAAGCGGGAATCTTATTTATGGGGACAGCTCCACCTGGTTAACGGACAATTCGAATTTGACGTTGCGAAAGGAAGCCACAGTTCTGGGAATCTAATTAATCTAGCTGGAACCAGTGGTTTGGCAATTGTCCCAAGCGGGCAAAAGTCAATTGCGGCGGGTGAAACAGTTCAAGTAATGGCAGTTGGTAATGGGTAA
- a CDS encoding glycosyltransferase, translated as MIQSFSIIVPVLNKENEIIRTLESIEASIAYFYQHQDASHPVEAEVVIVNEGSTDRTLERVTQFSQDKPHYKIINHFKSLGIGPARNTGAKIAKGEILFFPDGDDLIFKEHFYLCFKILNHQPATATEKSFVLQTDRGSLTLELPNTSVGIVRTGVHMKDPLHPHWKSAIENTITLNLCVRRDCHEFMEGFPEAPLYKQIGCEDISYDLWIDKFFKICRVGLETVEYIRYPGNNFDRQLKKFQTPPGQFQDDTPLAERELHSVRMKLEQDKLGYLLDKFRRMEKTPEFFSILNWQKLALDALSQNQFSETIALFEQGIALEPAMLNAVKDPLAVAYNNQGSAFRKQGNLDQAAVYFKKALNLNPNLVKADLARIYFNLGTVLNAQHEFAQALPVLQKSLDLEPNSPEAIAAFNQVKQQTQILKGNF; from the coding sequence ATGATTCAATCGTTTTCTATCATCGTCCCCGTTCTCAACAAAGAGAATGAGATTATTCGAACGCTGGAAAGTATTGAGGCGAGTATTGCTTATTTTTATCAGCACCAGGACGCAAGCCATCCCGTAGAAGCAGAGGTGGTGATTGTGAATGAGGGATCAACCGATCGCACCCTGGAACGTGTCACCCAATTTAGCCAGGACAAGCCCCATTACAAAATCATTAATCATTTCAAAAGTTTAGGCATTGGACCCGCCAGAAATACAGGCGCAAAGATTGCCAAAGGAGAGATTCTGTTCTTTCCAGATGGGGATGATCTGATTTTCAAAGAACATTTTTATCTCTGTTTCAAGATCCTGAATCATCAGCCTGCAACTGCAACAGAAAAATCTTTTGTATTACAAACCGATCGCGGTTCCCTGACTCTCGAATTGCCCAACACATCAGTTGGCATTGTGCGAACCGGTGTTCACATGAAAGATCCGCTCCATCCCCATTGGAAATCGGCGATCGAAAATACCATTACCCTTAATTTGTGTGTTCGGCGAGACTGTCACGAGTTTATGGAAGGCTTTCCCGAAGCCCCCCTTTATAAACAAATTGGCTGCGAAGATATCAGTTATGACCTGTGGATTGATAAGTTTTTCAAAATTTGCAGAGTCGGGCTGGAAACGGTCGAATATATCCGTTATCCCGGCAATAACTTCGATCGCCAGTTGAAAAAATTTCAAACCCCTCCCGGTCAATTTCAGGATGATACACCGCTAGCTGAGCGAGAATTGCATAGCGTTCGTATGAAGCTAGAGCAAGACAAACTGGGCTATCTACTGGATAAATTCAGAAGGATGGAGAAAACTCCCGAATTTTTTTCCATTTTGAACTGGCAGAAGTTGGCTCTGGATGCCCTGTCCCAAAACCAATTTTCTGAAACAATCGCCCTGTTTGAGCAAGGGATTGCTCTCGAACCAGCGATGCTCAATGCTGTCAAAGATCCATTGGCAGTTGCTTACAACAATCAGGGTTCTGCATTTCGTAAGCAGGGAAACCTGGACCAGGCAGCGGTTTATTTTAAGAAAGCATTGAACCTGAATCCCAATTTGGTCAAAGCTGACCTTGCCAGAATTTACTTCAATTTGGGGACAGTGCTAAATGCACAACATGAGTTTGCACAGGCACTTCCGGTTTTACAAAAATCCCTGGACCTGGAACCCAACTCACCAGAAGCGATCGCAGCATTCAATCAAGTCAAACAACAGACCCAAATTCTTAAAGGTAATTTTTGA
- a CDS encoding TniQ family protein has protein sequence MPPFLSKEQKIKLEPIRLCASCYTDAPYRRLEWQFKAIAGCHRHQVRLLHKCPSCERPFSIPELINEEKCKCGMYFWRLSRHQKRF, from the coding sequence ATGCCACCCTTTTTATCTAAAGAACAAAAGATAAAGCTAGAACCGATTCGGTTGTGTGCTTCTTGCTACACTGATGCCCCTTATCGCAGATTAGAGTGGCAGTTTAAAGCAATAGCAGGCTGTCACAGGCACCAAGTACGTTTGCTTCACAAATGTCCATCTTGTGAGAGACCATTCTCGATTCCGGAATTAATTAACGAAGAGAAATGCAAGTGTGGGATGTATTTTTGGCGACTGTCTAGACACCAAAAGCGTTTCTAG